AAATGCCAGACTACAGTTTTGACTGTTTGCTTGTATGAAAATTCGCTATAATCCCCCACTGGCTCCTGCTGCACAGATGACCTCTCCCTGGTCTAAATctatgagaaaagacaaataatTCTGCAAGTGATTTTAGCATCAgcttttcagtcttttcatcaTCTACCCTTTTGAAGCACTGCAGAGATTAGTGATGCTCTCCCCTTTTATGCCACCACACAATCCTTATTTCTTTCATAACGCGCTCCATCAATTCTACAATCTAGAAtgacagtaaaagaaaagaGTACGAGCTGTCACAACTGTCCAAATccatgatttgatttgacttttgaTTTTTATGGTCACGATTTGATCGATTTTTCAgtttaaacaggttttttttgtttttttttttacagcactgACAGCACGTTTTATGCAGCTGCCATTTACATTCTCACATTCTTCTCTAAAAGGATCGGCTACAAGGTGTCAAGTGTGACCATACTAACATGAAATAACAATAACTTATTACAGTGTCTATTTGGGGCGAAAATgttatgcacaaaaacaaaaagaagagcCACTAGATGGCAGAAGGGTACAGCATTTGGCTCGAGTTTCCTCACCTGCAAAAGTCCTCCAGGTCCTGGTGGCTTTTTGCACTTTTTGCACGTGTAGGAATTTCCAATTCTGTTGCTTCTGTCCTCTGGACTCTGGCAGCGGCCATGGTGTCTGGAGAAGTGCAGCTGCAGGCTATCAGGAAGCTaggctgtgttgtgttttttttttttttcttcttcagacGTGCCCAACTAGGcgggatggagagaaaaaaagtgctTGGAGATTTAAGATTGTAATCATggccgccccccccccttcatgcAGAAGTCTTCttaaacatatatacatatatgatataatatcactatCTGTCAACACTGAGTGTCATTTGCATCCCTCCCTGCCCCACCAGGACCATCCTCCAGTGCTGAACCAGCTGGACTCCAGCAGCAATCCGTCCTCCACCACCTCGTCCACGCCTTCCTCCCCAGCACCCTTCCAGCAGAGCAACCCCCCCAGCGCCACGCCACCACCCAACCCCTCACCCAAAGGCCCTCGGGACAGCCGCTTCAACTTTCCAGGTAAGCCTCCTAATGCCACACACTGTAGCCTGACACTACAAACACAGATAGACACACATATGTACGTGCTGATGATACCACTGATGATACCACTGTACTCTTAATTCCTCCTTATGACACAGTCTTCCCTGACCTCTAGTATGAGCCACAAACACccttctcttcccttttctctccataGACCAGATTAACACTGAAGAATAGCTGTGCTTTTACAAGATCTGTTAATTCAAAGCTTCTCTAACCAaaggtctctctctccctgccgtGCCTGTCggtctttccctctcttttttttttttttttgcaaaagcTGCCTGTTACTTTCAGCATAGACAGCAGTTTATCTTCCCTGGTGAGTTGACAGTACCAAAGCCTCATGCCGCATTGTTATTCTCCCATCGTTCCACCCTCCAAACCTCAGAttccctgcagctctctctgtcctctgcatGTTTGCTTGTAGGGTTGTAGCAGTGACTGTagctctctctcactgtgtgcCACCACTGGGTTTGCATGTTCACAGTTAACAGACTTTTGACACCATCTGCTGGTGACATTGGGGAATTGCATGAGCAGTCATGTTCTGTATGCAGTGGGTCGTGATGCTTCCCTAAAGGAAAAGTGGGTAAACGGAAAAGGGAtaggtttgtttttctcctttttactCCATCCTAAACCAGTTTTTAATCTCTACAGATGTCTCCAGTCCTGCTCATTTGCACCCCGATGTCCTCCAAGACACTGTGTAAGAcacttaaatttaaaaaaatcaacacacaattaattattcatttttcttggATTTCCCCCCCCTCTAATATAATTTCTTTGTATCCCAGCAGTGAGATAGAGCAATCATCAGATGACATACACGCCGAGCTGgttgaagatgaagatgaagaggtaATGTTGCAGGTTTCAGGTTTGACTTTACATATTATGAGGTTGTTCAGAGCCATATTTCCGAAATGCATCAAATTCTGTTCAATTTTTGTCCGTCGAAGGCGAcacaagaaagacaaaagataaAACGAGTCGACTGACTGAAAGATTGAGATATCGTTATGGAGCTCACTGAGTAATAATGAACGTTGTGGCACAAGACGAGTTTTGAAAATCAGCTGTCGAAGCACACACAGGTCAGCTAATTTCTTCCAAGCTATTTCGGACGCAGAGCAGTTAAAAAGGCAGTAGATCTGTTTAATTAATTCAGGTCCTtcaggtaatttttttttttttagtgactGTTGTAATATAATGATTGCAATTTTTTCACGTCATTAAGACGCCCAGACTGCAGGGCTGTTTAGGAATTAACCAAAAACAATAGCTCCTCTGACATTTCTTTACTAGAACCAGGTTGACCTGTTTGGCTGTGATGTTATTGATTTAACCAGGAGAGTCTTGCTGACATGAAAATATTACTATTTCATAAGTgaggcagcaacacaaagctgagaatgaaggaaaaaacagTATGTTGTAAGTCAATGCAAGCTCACGTTTACTGAATAGCACAGTTTCCAATCAACATATCATCCATAAGACTAAATATTTAGGCTTAATGTAGCAGAAacttggatttttttcttttcttacgTGCACATGCTTTAACCTGCCGTATTTCTTGGTAGACTTCATGCTTTCTCATTCTTATGCACAGTAGATTAAGAAAGCGATTGCCACACTCTTgcaggaaggggaggaggaaatTGAGGTCGAAGATGAAGACCCCGACGCGGAGGAGGAGAACGAGGACGACGAGGAGGAGAACGAGGACGACGAGGATGACGAGGACGACGGGGAGGACATCCGGATGCGCGTCGGCTCAGACGGCGAGTGCGACGAGCTGGACGATCTGCCCAGCTCTCGGGGAAACCAGTGGAAGGGCCCCATCTCCCGTAAGGCGAGCCAGACCAGCGTCTACCTGCAGGAGTGGGACATCCCTTTTGAGCAGCTGGACCTCGGAGAACTCATAGGAAAGGTGAGGCGTCCGAGCTAGGCGTTCGCAAGTATGCGCATCGTATTCCAAAAAAGCCACTTTTAGCTGAAGTTGTCCGTTCACACAGGGCCGCTGGGGCAAAGTGCACAAGGGGCGGTGGCATGGCGAGGTAGCTATCCGACTTCTAGAGATCGACGGGAACAATCAGGACCATCTGAAGCTCTTCAAAAAGGAGGTGATGAACTACAGACAGACCCGGCACGAGAATGTGGTCCTCTTCATGGGGGCCTGCATGGCTCCACCCCACCTAGCCATCATCACCAGGTGAGGGCataaacatcaaacacaccTTGAAAACCATTTTAACCCAAATCTGTGTTTTCACCTTCAATTgaatcttttcttctctgtcccCACAGTTTCTGCAAAGGGAGGACACTGTATTCAGTTGTTAGAGACTCTAAAAACACTTTGGACATTAATAAGACAAGACAAATTGCTCAGGAGATTGTAAaggtatgtttttcttttctatctatTCAAATATCTCGtgagtgcatttttttttttattattccagACTGTGATTTAAGCTCTTAGACGTGGTGTTAAAGCCACATTTCATGTCCACAAACTGACGTTTCCACCCATGAAGTTACATGCCAAGAAACAACTAGAATAAACAGGAAATCTGTATTAAAACAAAGCCAAAGATATTAAATGTGATAGTTTGTTTATTAGATATTTCTCTTCCCAGAGAATGCTGCCGGTGCAGCCCAGTTTTTTATGTGCATGGGGATTGTATGAAAAGCCAGTGCCACAGCAAAAAAGGCAAACACTGTTTGGACTAAACCCTCGTATAAACATGCACTTTTAGTCGAAAATGTGAATAGGAGCTGCCTAAACATACAGATTCCCGTCTGATTCAGTATGACAGCACTTTATGAAACGCCCCCCGTTTGTTCTCCGATACAGGGAATGGGCTACCTGCACGCTAAAGGCATCGTTCACAAAGACTTGAAGTCGAAGAACGTTTTTCATGATACCAATAAAGTGGTGATCACAGACTTCGGGCTGTTTGGGATCTCTGGAGTTGTTCAGGAGGGGAGGTAAGAAACACCACTCAAGAGGCCTTAAAAACACAACCTCAGCGCAAGTGCTGTTCACATTACCCTGTTATTACCTGGGGAGGTCCAGCGGTTTGTAATAATCGCTGAGGCCCACAGTGGCTCCAGTCCTGCAGGCATCTACTTCGTCAGCCAGTATTTTGTGCAAAGACTGAAGTCTCCTGGTTCTAATGTCTGAATAATTTCCAGCTCGCTCTTGTTCTTAGAATCCATTGTGAACACACAGCTTGCTAATTTTTTATACTTCCTTTATGGATGGCTTGATAAATAGCCTTGCTGTTTTGTACACAGGAGTTGATGCATCTTTCtactttttttaatacatttactacgtttttttttttcccaggcgTGAAAACAAACTTAAACTTCCCCACGGGTGGATTTGTTATCTCGCACCAGAGATCGTGCGCAGGATGAGCCCAGGTAACAACGAGGACCGCCTCcctttttccactgcagcagacGTGTACGCGTTCGGGTAAGTTCTGCACATTCACACAACTCAGATAATTTAGTTTAAGCTTTGGAGACCTACTGCTCTGTCACGCCTGTCTCTGATTGAAAAGAGCTTACTTTACAAAGAGAGTTcaccattttccattttatttttgttatccTTTAGCACAATTTGGTATGAGCTTCAAGCAAGAGACTGGCCAATCACCAACCAGCCTGTAGAAGCTACCATCTGGCAGGTGGGGAGCGGAGAGGGCATAAAGAAGGTCTTGGCGGAGATCAGCCTCGGCAAGGAGGTCACTGTGAGTTGGAACAGAAGCACAAGCGTGTCAGTCATTCAGAAAAGTgcacttttcttttgctttcttaTAAGAGAGGTAGAGAGATATCGAGCCATTGCAAAACTTTTTTAGATCGATCATCATTCATAGTCGACAGTCCAGCGACTGCACGGCTCAGTGCTCTGCCAGGTGCACTGACTCAAAGTGGTTTGTCGTCTCAGGAGATCCTCTCTGCCTGCTGGGCGTACGACCTGAGAGAGAGGCCGACCTTCACCCAGCTGGCCGACATGCTGGAGAAGCTGCCCAAACTCAACCGTAGGCTGTCCCACCCCGGACACTTCTGGAAGTCTGCAGAGTAGGTATCCAGAAACCAAGGActatgtgaagacactggacatctggaaaaaaaaaaaaaaaaatcttagttGTTATGCACCTTCTGGTTTCTTGTGGTACAAGTCAGTGATGATCCGTCAGTCACTGACTGAAAAAAGATGAGTTTTTCAGCCTTGCTTGGGGTTACATAGTCTTATTTCTAGATAAGATTCATAAATGGATATTTGTTTGATACATCTTGAAATACGTTAAATAGGTTTGTATTGTAATTATTTCTTCATTGCTGTTCGTCATCATACATGACCCAAATGCCCACTCTGtcactgcaacaaaaaaaaaaaggcacagctCCTCTCAGCGCTGCTTTTCCTCGCTctcaaatgaaatgtgaacTTTGTGGATTATATATGTAGACGTGAATTGTAAGGTTTAATTTAGCAATTGTCCCACAAAGCTCTTGATGCGCGTTTCAAGATGGAAGTGGCACACAAAAGTATCACAGGGCTTGTATATTATACATACAGAATCCTGTAATGTCGCGGACAGCATCAGACTGTAAATGAGAGGAcgagtaaaaaagaaaaaaaaaaaaaaaacacatccacacagaaatgaatacaaatacaatttaCAACTTTAGACCTGTCCTCAGGCATGTTTTGACAACAGTAATCTTGTGAGAAACAGCAGGGGGAAGAGGTTAACTGAGTGCTCACTCGGTTAAATCATCTCTTTCTGCCATCATCTAGGTATAAATATTGGCCAGTTTGTGAGTTggaacaaattaaaagaaaaagaaaaaatagagtCTTGGACCAAAAAAGTCACGATCAGGAATCTGAATCAAAGAAATCAGAGCTTTTCTTTTCTAGTCCTTATCTCACGTGTCGTCATCTCCATCGGTATCTGCTAATAACCTACATTTCTGCACCGGAACGGATTTCATCTTCTGTTTGCCCAGACCAGCTTTTCCCCTCCCTGCTGCCACACGCCATCCACACATTTAATTCCATGTCTTCGTAACAACTTCACCGTCACACcatgtttccactgtttttttttgcttcttatTTATTATGATTTGCATTTTCACAAACTTCCATTGTGTAATGCTGCTGCATTATAAGCCAGTTTTAAATGTTCAGCTGGGTAGTGGGAGAGGTGCAAACACgttttctttaaaagaaaacaacacaaaatgactTAAAGAGATCTGCTTGGTcccaaaatgctaaaaaaaaaaaaacgaatcTTGAAATAATTTGTTGATTGAACTCGCACAGCCTGACTTGTTCTCATGTAGTTAAACTAatctacactactcacaaaaagttagatatattcgactttcaggtgaaatatatggaaaatgtaaaaagtgaatgctacagtgatattatatcatgaaagtagggcatttaagtagaagcatgcactggtagtttcttcatcttaaacaatttatttgtagaaaatctaacaacagtggtgggtataccacaacaaaaaattttcggtgtctcaataaattgggatgtggccaaaggacgtccactcctctcctttctgtgactcttccagtctctgtatcactgttccaacctcctgatgacactctgtgaccctctaagctcagtgaacacctccgtctgaggacttcctgtttgaagcctccagtgttgaggtgctgctgatcaactgttaggtgtcgtcttggtctcatgatgtcagaatgtgaacagcatgatgaggaggactgtttaaataccaattctaactgaagcaggaaatgtattggtggattcatggatcaaacctgttgtgaatgttgctgttaagcttcttgttagagaacagcaacagcaaaaagtactgaaacactgaacagttggacatgtgcattcaaaagtttagagaaggtcacattaagttcacctagaaaggttagaatgcattttaggttcatcctgaaacttcacctgaaagctgaatatccctaacttttagtgagcagtgtatgtgtttgtaatATCCTGCTGCTTTTCCAATTAAGCTTTCTTCACCGTAAACCTGTTGCACTAACCGTCTAACGTTTGTGTTTTCCcttgctctcttcttcttctcttttctttttctcctttctaaTCTAGGTTGTAGCAGTCACTCTGAAACATAAGCAATGCAAAACAAAGCCTGGGTCTGCCTTGCATGCTCCTGTATCCTTAACTCTTACAGGATTGATCAAAGCATTGCCTCTGCCTGAAACAGACACTGCTTCCACTAATCCACAGTCTGATCTTCCATGTCTAACCGTTGCGTTTCCTTGTTGGGAAGAGAGGATCGGTGGAGTGAGGTGCggcggggagggagggagggagggggggaggacgCAGCCGTCATGCTTTCCCTCCTTTCGTCTAATATCTCTTTGCCTTCCTGTGGGTTTTCTTCTGTAACGTTCGGGACTCTGAGGCTTGTGAATAACTGGCTTGTGGTGTCTGTGCTGAGACTGGCTGGTGTGCTGTGGTCCGTGCCTGCTGACGGCTGCCCTGTCCTCGGCCTGCCCACCTTCTCTTGCTGCTGTGATGTGGTTGTTGCCGGGGACTTGACCAtgtggctcttttttttttcttttctctccgaaacacacacacacacacacacacacacacacaagcaaacacactgcTGGATATAAAATGGACCCTTCTACCAAATGGACCACTTCATTTATCTATGTTTTCCCTGAGGGGTTGACAC
This window of the Pempheris klunzingeri isolate RE-2024b chromosome 14, fPemKlu1.hap1, whole genome shotgun sequence genome carries:
- the ksr1a gene encoding kinase suppressor of Ras 1 isoform X4, producing the protein MKYICKQLQCKQKVPETERPEALDSYPHLRDWLRTINLRPELIEAVEAKLSLDALLQMTGAQVRDTMRRLGSSSEECARLSAALSCLKSATESGGELREDSSPWLSEPTRRDSGSLLTADQLTSLGTPLRAHSPSPLARPSTIQSTPSTPCATFPHPRSGSVSGLPEPLASHLHSESPLTDPFPMSLARAARLHGHTSTPPITPPSKRRHRLKPPCTPPPPSRKVLQLLPNITLTRSKSHESQLGNRIEDPPTNKCVKKNKLLLNMQVNGNGCEDSPSRYPVMPARTPGATPAPTTAPYTLPGTPTLMEEHSTIKNNVAVHRSSPQAVRRDIGLAVTHRFSTKSWLSQTCQVCQKNMMFGVKCKHCRLKCHNKCTKEAPSCRISFLPSKLCFTLKLQLTDTMYCAIRIVTFPISFPVAKIRRTESVPSDINNPVDRPAEAPQFGTLPKAITKKDHPPVLNQLDSSSNPSSTTSSTPSSPAPFQQSNPPSATPPPNPSPKGPRDSRFNFPDVSSPAHLHPDVLQDTVSEIEQSSDDIHAELVEDEDEEEGEEEIEVEDEDPDAEEENEDDEEENEDDEDDEDDGEDIRMRVGSDGECDELDDLPSSRGNQWKGPISRKASQTSVYLQEWDIPFEQLDLGELIGKGRWGKVHKGRWHGEVAIRLLEIDGNNQDHLKLFKKEVMNYRQTRHENVVLFMGACMAPPHLAIITSFCKGRTLYSVVRDSKNTLDINKTRQIAQEIVKGMGYLHAKGIVHKDLKSKNVFHDTNKVVITDFGLFGISGVVQEGRRENKLKLPHGWICYLAPEIVRRMSPGNNEDRLPFSTAADVYAFGTIWYELQARDWPITNQPVEATIWQVGSGEGIKKVLAEISLGKEVTEILSACWAYDLRERPTFTQLADMLEKLPKLNRRLSHPGHFWKSAEL